The following is a genomic window from Crocinitomicaceae bacterium.
ATTGGAAGGTAAGGTACTACCGGTGAAAACACCTAGTACCGGATCAGTAGTTGAAGAACCATCATAGATATACATATAATCCCAATCAGTTTCCAGATTAAAACTGACAAAGCTGATAGAAACGGTTACCGCACCTGATGGTTGAATCAGATACAGTTTTCGTTCGTCGTCTGAATAATTTGCACCGGCTCCTCCGCTGTCATAAAAAGTTCCGCTACTCGCTGTATAAGTTGTTACGGTGGTGTTGTCATTGATGAGTTGATAATAGTGTTCCCAATTCCAGTATATTCCCGGGTCAGTATGAGTTTGACTAGGGTAGTGCTGATGTCCTTTAATTTTTGTGCATGATCCAATAACGTTTATTCCAGATGTTGCTGGTCCCTGAAAAGTTCTCAGCGGATTGATTCCATATCCACTGTTGCAAATATCTTTAACCAGATTTGCTGATCCAATATACATGGCCTCAGTATACCAAGCAGGATTTGTAACATAACCTTCATGCTCAATGCCGATGGTGTAAGGGTTTTCAGATCCAACATGCCATGCTTTGTTTGCTTCATAAACCATCTGTGTTATCTGCCCGTCAGATGACCTGGCAACATAATGATATGATACGTTGGCATCACAATTTTGAGCCCATGAAATTGCACCGGCGTACGAACCTTGAATGGTGTGAATAGTGACGGCTGAAATGGCTGTTCCGCTGCGTGATGAATAATTACATGATGGGGCTGCAACCCACAATGCCGGTGCGTATTCAAGTGATTTGAATTGTGGGGTATATTGCGCTCCATCGTTAGATTGAATTACGTCTTCGTTAATGATTACGGTTGTAGCTGAAAGTACTTCAAAATTTTCTTCACCGTAAATAGAAATAAAATCTAGTTGATATGCAGGAAAACCATACGCAATTTGTTTTTGAGGATCAGTTAAAAATCGGAGCACTTCATACGTGAAACAATCTAGTGCAAATTGATTGGCTTTGTTTTTATCTATTGGAATTTCTGAGAGAATTTCAAGTGTCTGAAGATGTTTGTCAATAGTATTTTCCAATGCAGATAGGTGGTTTGTTTTATTTTCATTCTGCATTAACATATTCAAATGGTATGCATAAGCAGCGGCATAAGCATAGATATTTTTTAAAGGATCATTTTTTATTTCATCCACAGTGATACCTGATAAATCAGATACCATCAGCAAATTATTTTTGAAATAGCCTTCTCCGTTTTCAGTCAACCCCATTACACCGGAAACCACGGGTAATCCGGCACAGCCCTCATCCATGGTTTGAATATGCTCAATGCGGGTTTGTGCATAAGCTACTGCTTCAAGCATTCCTTCAGGTATTTCAGGAAAAGCATCATACGCATTTTCAAATTCAGTTTGATATGGATAATTTATTGCAGACTGACTCAGCACAAAATTTGGTGATAAGGCAACTAAAAGGATTGAGAAAAAAATATATCCGACAGCTTTCATAAAATCTTTGAATTTCAAGGCGCTAAGATACATTCTGATATCTGATTTTATGCAGATTATTTGTGAAGAAAAGGGAAAGGATAGATTATTTTTAAGAAAACCTAAAAAAGTTTCACGAATAGGTAATTTTTACTCTAACAAATGCCTATTTATAGTCAGTGATTGGTTCAAAAAATTCTATTGTCCTTGATTTGAAATGAACAGAACTTTCATCATCGTTCATTGCACCGAAAATGATATCATCTTCATCACTTCTAATATTTGGCGTGAGATAATAATAGACAAGCGTATCACAAGTTGCCTTATTTTTACAGCCACAATCTGTTGGAGTAAATCCTTGCCAGCTGTAATCTCTGTCTTTATAACTCATGGTGGTATACAAAATCAATTTATTGTCGGTGGGGAGCGGCTTGCTCATCACGTAAGTAACTTTTATCCAAACATGTGATTTTAGTACATAGTCGTTTGTTTCAAGTCGCAGAATTTCCAAATATGGATTTGCAGAATTGATGCTGTCTTTCAAATTAAAATTGGTATTCAGGGTGAAAGCGTTGGAGTAATTTTGCTCATTCTTCTTAAAGCCTTCCCGATATCCTTTTTCAAGATCAAAATGGAGTAATTTTTTTTGTTCCTTGCTGGGTGCATTCACTTGAAAAAGAGTTGAGAAATAATAATCTCTTGTCATAAAAGAATGATTCAATATTTTACTGCTGAATTGGTATGTTTGAAATAAGTTCAGAGAAGTTGTTGCAACGACGAAAATGGCGAGTAGAATTTTTGATGTTGTTCTCTGAATAGTCATCAAGAAATAGCCTGCAGGTAAAATACAAAGAACATAACAATCAACCATTGCCCTTGAACTATAACTGGCACCGTACCACCAACATGACCACGAAGAGGCAATGTAGGTAAATATTAAAATGATAGCAGAAATTATACGCCCCTGTGGATGTAGTTTTGAGAATTTATACATGCCAATAATGGCAAGTAACATAAACGGCGTATAAATAAACCAGCCTTTTCTGAAACTAAATAAAAATTCAAAAATAAATGGGTCACTAAAATTAAAACCCTCACCCGGGTTATTGGCATAGCTATTCAATAACCATGATCCGCTTGATAAAAACCAATACAGCGCTTGAGGAAAAATCACCAAAATAAATGCAGTGATCATGAAAATAAAATGATTTCTGTTTGAATGTTGAAACCAACTGAACGGGTCTGACCATTTTTTCCATGTGGTCAAAGGCCACAAAAAAAATAATAAACCAAAAATTCCATCTGGCGGTCTCACAAGAGTTAACAATCCCCAGAATATGCCGCAAACAAAAGCTTGTTTAATAGTTTTGCTTTGATAGAATTTGATCGTGTTATATAAAAAGATGCTCAACATGCTTAGGGCTAAAAGATGAGATTGACCGATAGCTCCATAATACATCCACAGAAGATTTGTTGAAAAGATCAAAAGAACAAGTAAAGTTGCCGCCTGCTTATCACTGAAAAAATGCAGAAGTATTTTACGAATATAAATCAGTCCAACAATTTCATAGAACCAGTTTCCAATATACATCATCAGCTGATAAGGATAACTAAAGCCATCAGCAGGATAATCTGCCAATGACGCCCAGAATTCAGCAATCAAATAAAATGGAGTCATGAGTATTGCCCACCCGCCTGTGTATTTTGTGTAGTAGTGTCCTGATTCAGTTGCAACAAATTGGTAGAAAGCAGGCGATACATCATATATTTTATCAACGCTTTCAACGTAACTCAAATCATTCAGAATAATTTGATTGTTTTCAAAAATCAAAGGAAGATATACGTAGTGACCAAATATATCCCAACTCAGAATTTGTGGAATAGGTGGATAAAAAACTAAGCAAGTAATAATAACTGAAATCAGTACAAGAATATTTTTTGAATTGAAATATTTTGTCATGCTGAATATGTCAGAGTTATAGGTTATTTTTAATATCCCCCACTGTATTTGCGATAAAACCACTCAGCGGCCAAGGCAGACATAATAACAAAAAACAACCACCTGAAATCTATGATGTCATCAAATGTTTTTTCTTGATAAACTACTGACACCATTTCTTTACTGTTTAAAATTTCTTCAGCAAGCAAATCTGTCTGATCTGGAAAATAAAACTTGCCTGAAGTATTTTCTGAAATATTACGCAATAACCTGTGATTAGCAGTAGTATTAATCCATTCCAATCGAACTTCGTTTACTAAAAAATTTCCTGCTTTGCTATAGGTTTGATCTGAAAATTTAGTGTTTGCTTTCCATTGATAAATGCCTGATTTGAGTTTACCAAGATTAAGTTGATAACCGGTTGGTGATGGTAAAAAGGCAAGTTTGAATTCGTTACTGTCTTGATCCGTCAAGGTGAAATTTATTTCTGCATCTCTGATTAATTCGTATGATTTGTTGTACAATTCAGCAGATATTTTTATCTCTTCATTTTCATTGTATTCATTCTCAATATTTATTTTGAATGGATCTTTATTTTCTTTCACCGCAAGATAGGTGATTAACTTACTGGTGAATTCTTCAAATATCAAGGTAGATTTATTGCGCTGCTGGTCATATAGTCTCCAACGCCAGATGCCTTCTCCCATGATCACGCCTAATCTTGATTTTTCTTTGGTTGTAAAGTAAATGAGAGGTTGATCAAGTTGAATGTTTCCAACTTTTTGAAATGCCAGAATATCCAATGCATTGCTGTATGATAAATTACCAAATGGTGCATGCAGGGGAGGAGCAGAGCTCAAGGTTTGAATAATTTTAGGGGATAATAAAATGTCTCTGAAACTTGTGTTCACTGCAAATCCTAACTCCTCAGTTGAATTACCGTTACCGCTGAATCCAACTTTTAAACTTTGAAGTTTGCTCATGTTGGTTGAGGTACCATTGATTAATAGGAAAGGAACAGTGCCGTTCAGAATTGCTTCATCCAGTGTTGTGTTTCCTGATTGATAATTGTGCACAACCACCAAATCGTACTCAGTCAAATTCGTGATCTCTTTAAAATATTTTACCTCTGCCTCATAGTTTTCATTGTTCTCTATGACAAATCGCAGTGCTGCAATATCAGGATGTGGTGCATCATGCGCAAGAAGAATTTTTTGTCTGCCGTCAATTACTTCAACGTAAAAATTGTACACGTTATTTCTGGTTGTATATTCTCCGTCAACTGTTGAAATTACCGCAGTATACTTTTGTAAACCTGCTGTCTTTGCTTTCACCATAAACATGATCTTGGATTGATCATAGTCCGAATTGAATTTGTATGCCTGGCTTGCAATTATATCGTTGCCTTTGCGCAGTGAAATCTGAATGTTTTCACCTTGCGTTTTTACACCTGAGAAATTGATTTCTACGGGAAAATCATTTCCCATAAAAGCTACTTTATTGTGATTTACAAGATCAATTTTTGCATCGCGTTGCAAACTGGTATCTCCAAGCCCTATTGTGTATACCGGAACAAAACTTTTTTCAGAAACTGTGTAAATGGGGTTTGCCCCGGTATTGTAAATTCCGTCTGTTGCAAGAATTATTGCGCCAATATTTCTATTCGCATATTGTTCAAATATATGTTGCAGCGCTTTTGCAATATCGGTTGACTTACCCGTGAAATCTGTTTTCAAATCTCCTTCAGGCAAATCTGAAAAACTGTACATGGCTACTTCAAATTTCTCTTGCAAACGCACTGAAAGATTATTCATCGCTTGAGGGTATTCAGTGCGATACCAGTTGGAATCAACATGCATAACAACTGATTCAGAATTGTCCGATGCTATTACAATCAAAGGTTCTTCAGTACGCTCTTCAGTATGTTCAATCACAATGCCAAGTACAAGGAATAGAATCATCCAAACCGCAAAAAATCTGAAAATAGCCATGATGAACTTGGCAGTTTTACTAGCGTCTTCAGTTAACTTGTCTTTGTAATAGAGTGCAAGCGGAAAAATAGCAGCCAGCAAGGTGATTACGAAAATCCAGATCGGGTGATATGTGAGAAGCAGTTCCAATGATTGCCTGAAAAAACGCTAAAAATAAGAAATTGTTTTCTAAGCAGGTCGTAAAATTGAGGACAACGCAATTTGCTGCTGAATCTTAATTAAATTTGTTGACACGTCATGAATTTTTTTCAACTACTCAAATTGGGATATCGCAATTATTGGAAAGGTATCTTGTTTCTCATACGGCATCGGTTGTGGTGGTTCGTTATTTTTCCGGTTGTACTGTTTTTTGGAATTTATTGGCTTGGCACTGTTTTTAATGCAATGGAGTACCGTTTGGGTGGTGAAATAAGTCACCGCGCTTCATCCTATGATAGTGTGAACGAATTGATTTGGTTTACGGCTAAATTAATTTTTATTGATTCGTTGTATATCGTGTTTACAAAATTTGCTCTTTACATTGTGGTGGTTATGTTAGCGCCTGTACTCAGTATTTTGTCTGAAAAAATTGAAGAAATTATTACAGGAAATATTTACCCATTCAGATTTTCTCAATTAGTGAAAGATGTTCAGCGTGGTATGAAAATAGCCCTGCGCAATATTTTATGGGAGTACTTCTTTATTGTGTTGGTTCTTGGTCTGGCTTCTTTTTTCACCGGCCCGGTTAAAGCGGTCATTATATTTTCAATTCCTATGTGTTTCGGTTTTTATTTTTATGGATTCAG
Proteins encoded in this region:
- a CDS encoding VWA domain-containing protein → MELLLTYHPIWIFVITLLAAIFPLALYYKDKLTEDASKTAKFIMAIFRFFAVWMILFLVLGIVIEHTEERTEEPLIVIASDNSESVVMHVDSNWYRTEYPQAMNNLSVRLQEKFEVAMYSFSDLPEGDLKTDFTGKSTDIAKALQHIFEQYANRNIGAIILATDGIYNTGANPIYTVSEKSFVPVYTIGLGDTSLQRDAKIDLVNHNKVAFMGNDFPVEINFSGVKTQGENIQISLRKGNDIIASQAYKFNSDYDQSKIMFMVKAKTAGLQKYTAVISTVDGEYTTRNNVYNFYVEVIDGRQKILLAHDAPHPDIAALRFVIENNENYEAEVKYFKEITNLTEYDLVVVHNYQSGNTTLDEAILNGTVPFLLINGTSTNMSKLQSLKVGFSGNGNSTEELGFAVNTSFRDILLSPKIIQTLSSAPPLHAPFGNLSYSNALDILAFQKVGNIQLDQPLIYFTTKEKSRLGVIMGEGIWRWRLYDQQRNKSTLIFEEFTSKLITYLAVKENKDPFKINIENEYNENEEIKISAELYNKSYELIRDAEINFTLTDQDSNEFKLAFLPSPTGYQLNLGKLKSGIYQWKANTKFSDQTYSKAGNFLVNEVRLEWINTTANHRLLRNISENTSGKFYFPDQTDLLAEEILNSKEMVSVVYQEKTFDDIIDFRWLFFVIMSALAAEWFYRKYSGGY
- a CDS encoding EI24 domain-containing protein → MNFFQLLKLGYRNYWKGILFLIRHRLWWFVIFPVVLFFGIYWLGTVFNAMEYRLGGEISHRASSYDSVNELIWFTAKLIFIDSLYIVFTKFALYIVVVMLAPVLSILSEKIEEIITGNIYPFRFSQLVKDVQRGMKIALRNILWEYFFIVLVLGLASFFTGPVKAVIIFSIPMCFGFYFYGFSFIDYINERRRLNVQQSVYFVSQHKGLAVAIGSIYSVFFLSYHAVMHQFQFLATDTQTQILWGTILVIAFIFAVVAPIIAITSATLSMHELVDLSKNKFADRKQN